A region of Bacillus cabrialesii DNA encodes the following proteins:
- a CDS encoding CotH kinase family protein, which translates to MESVHLFFHRQQLNRKGTAKGLLVTDRSVSPILLTQRDRAEKASYEISWEQSLLGESTLFLNAEQVDPSLMRRRLAYCFFEQIGVPAPAASYSFLTINGQPEGIYLNIKNQQLADRAGCRVNIADPRVPLSVCKEESSAFLHEFLTLIRTAEDGELAERIKMYLDVKLFFLCLIGSACTSQGFYYACCPNESGRLHVTPMETRVLAAPVSSDEDPLLTKGRTLAARLLSIPAFRSQYHTLMKNVLNRSFTIERLSPFISDWHLDICQKADDDPFIKKSPLQFEKEQTNILREIEERQDFLQAHLARL; encoded by the coding sequence ATGGAGAGCGTACATTTATTTTTTCATCGGCAGCAGCTGAATCGTAAAGGCACTGCCAAAGGGCTTCTGGTGACAGACCGATCCGTTTCTCCCATTCTTCTCACACAGCGTGACAGAGCGGAAAAGGCATCCTATGAAATCAGCTGGGAACAATCTCTGCTTGGTGAGAGCACACTTTTTTTGAATGCGGAACAGGTTGATCCGTCCCTGATGCGGCGCAGGCTCGCCTATTGTTTTTTTGAACAGATTGGCGTTCCCGCACCCGCTGCCTCGTACAGCTTTTTGACCATCAATGGCCAGCCAGAAGGCATTTATTTGAACATCAAGAACCAACAGCTGGCCGACAGAGCAGGCTGCCGAGTGAATATCGCAGATCCGAGGGTTCCGCTGTCCGTTTGTAAAGAGGAATCTTCCGCGTTCTTACACGAATTCCTCACGCTGATCCGTACAGCTGAAGATGGCGAGTTGGCTGAACGGATTAAAATGTATCTGGATGTCAAGCTATTTTTCCTTTGCCTGATCGGAAGCGCATGCACCAGTCAAGGCTTTTACTATGCATGTTGTCCAAACGAATCCGGCCGTCTCCATGTTACCCCGATGGAGACAAGAGTACTGGCGGCACCCGTCAGTTCTGACGAAGATCCTCTGCTGACAAAAGGACGGACACTGGCGGCAAGGCTTCTCTCCATACCCGCCTTCCGGTCGCAATATCATACATTAATGAAGAACGTACTGAACCGGTCGTTTACCATTGAACGATTGTCTCCTTTCATCAGCGATTGGCATCTTGACATTTGTCAAAAAGCTGACGATGATCCTTTCATAAAAAAAAGCCCCCTGCAATTCGAAAAGGAGCAGACAAACATACTTAGAGAAATTGAAGAGCGGCAGGACTTTTTGCAAGCACACTTAGCAAGACTATAG
- a CDS encoding fumarylacetoacetate hydrolase family protein, translating into MKFATGELYNRMFVGLIIDDEKIMDLQKAEKKLFELETIPGSLIECIAEGDKFVAHARQLAEWAKKPNDELGSFMYSLSDVKLHAPIPKPSKNIICIGKNYRDHAIEMGSEADIPEHPMVFTKSPVTVAGHGDTVNSHEEVTSQLDYEGELAVVIGKSGTRISKEDAYDHVFGYTIVNDITARDLQKRHKQFFIGKSLDTTCPMGPVLVHKSSIQEPERLKVETRVNGELRQSGSASNMIFSIPELIETLSKGMTLEAGDIIATGTPSGVGKGFTPPKFLRSGDKIDITIDPIGTLSNQIG; encoded by the coding sequence ATGAAATTTGCGACAGGGGAACTTTACAACCGAATGTTTGTCGGCCTGATCATTGATGATGAGAAAATTATGGATTTGCAAAAGGCTGAAAAAAAACTGTTTGAACTTGAGACAATTCCGGGATCGCTGATTGAATGTATCGCAGAAGGGGATAAATTTGTTGCGCATGCAAGACAGCTGGCCGAATGGGCAAAGAAACCGAATGATGAACTGGGATCATTTATGTATTCATTATCCGATGTGAAGCTGCATGCGCCCATTCCTAAGCCGTCAAAAAATATTATCTGCATCGGCAAAAACTACCGTGACCACGCGATTGAAATGGGAAGCGAAGCTGACATCCCGGAGCATCCGATGGTATTTACAAAATCGCCGGTTACGGTTGCAGGGCACGGTGATACCGTAAACAGCCATGAAGAGGTCACCTCTCAGCTCGATTATGAAGGAGAGCTTGCTGTCGTCATCGGTAAAAGCGGGACCCGCATATCAAAAGAAGACGCATATGACCATGTTTTCGGATATACGATTGTGAATGATATCACGGCGCGTGATCTGCAAAAAAGGCATAAGCAGTTTTTTATCGGAAAAAGCCTGGATACGACATGTCCCATGGGACCGGTTCTTGTACATAAATCATCGATTCAGGAGCCGGAGCGCCTCAAGGTTGAAACGAGAGTCAACGGCGAGCTGCGCCAATCCGGTTCGGCAAGCAATATGATCTTTTCCATACCGGAATTAATTGAAACCCTCTCAAAGGGGATGACGCTGGAAGCGGGAGACATTATTGCGACCGGTACGCCGTCTGGCGTCGGAAAGGGCTTTACGCCGCCCAAATTCTTGCGGTCAGGCGACAAAATCGACATTACGATTGACCCGATCGGAACGCTGTCAAACCAAATCGGCTGA